Proteins encoded together in one Marinithermus hydrothermalis DSM 14884 window:
- a CDS encoding V-type ATP synthase subunit I, which produces MIAPMEKLVVAGPKRLARELLAELQRVGVVHLDPLEVEELSAYRLSKDEEDQLRRWEAVAASAEHALRLLGHEVTPAKPFTGSLEEAEAAVEPWAHRATVLAKERDQLREELETIDQFQKPVEALAELAHGLDESRWLAVIPFQLEKEEELGAVERALEEALEGRAVVAAEPVAGRLAVVVVVLKRDLEAARSALSRLGIGELRLSGPYAGLSLGQAKAKMAERARLAPEELAGVEDGLRRLAGEATEPLRALWTRARDEVERLATLRQLASGRYGFALFGWVPVKLKVRVEEAMARFKDQVVYAFEPVDAHHEADRVPVTLENPPWVRPFELLISFLNTPKYGHYDPSWVIAVFFPFWFGMIVGDIGYALLFLLLARFLNGYVKRGEPLVIDFFGMTLSPQVLDGVVKILRPMWVWAALWGVAYGEFFGNFLEHLKVFYIPGHEAGGLIPILIPRADTVATANTLILVSIAFGVLQVFHGFYVRARLALAHHHTKHFWEAVGYMGGLFGLILVAYSFLTGASNGFLTALTVAGFVLFFLGIVLSRVWLMLPELATIGGHVLSYIRIYAVGIAGALMANLATDLGFAIAERLGLLGLLVGLVAGLLVHGLILLLTTLGHVLQPIRLVWVEFFTKFGFYEESGRPYRPFKSVRSDAV; this is translated from the coding sequence GTGATCGCACCTATGGAGAAGCTCGTGGTCGCGGGGCCGAAACGCCTGGCCCGCGAGCTTCTCGCGGAACTCCAGCGCGTCGGGGTGGTGCACCTGGACCCCCTCGAGGTGGAGGAGCTTTCCGCGTATCGCCTCTCCAAGGACGAGGAGGACCAGCTGCGTCGCTGGGAGGCGGTGGCCGCCTCAGCCGAGCACGCCCTGCGCTTGCTCGGGCACGAGGTGACGCCGGCGAAACCTTTTACCGGCAGCCTCGAGGAAGCCGAGGCCGCGGTCGAGCCCTGGGCGCACCGCGCCACGGTCCTGGCGAAGGAACGGGACCAGCTCCGGGAGGAGCTCGAGACGATCGACCAGTTCCAAAAACCGGTCGAAGCCCTGGCCGAGCTGGCGCACGGGCTGGATGAGAGCCGTTGGCTCGCCGTGATCCCCTTCCAGCTGGAGAAGGAGGAGGAGCTCGGCGCGGTGGAGCGGGCCCTGGAGGAGGCCCTCGAGGGCCGCGCGGTGGTCGCGGCGGAGCCCGTGGCGGGGCGGCTCGCGGTGGTCGTCGTGGTGCTGAAGCGCGACCTCGAGGCGGCGCGCAGCGCGCTGTCCCGCTTGGGGATCGGGGAGCTCCGGTTGTCGGGGCCTTACGCGGGCCTGAGCTTGGGGCAGGCCAAGGCCAAGATGGCCGAGCGGGCCCGGCTCGCGCCGGAGGAACTCGCGGGCGTGGAGGACGGGTTGCGCCGCTTGGCGGGCGAGGCGACGGAGCCTCTTAGGGCCTTGTGGACCCGGGCGCGGGACGAGGTGGAGCGCCTCGCGACCCTGCGCCAGCTGGCCTCGGGGCGCTACGGGTTCGCGCTGTTTGGCTGGGTGCCCGTGAAGCTGAAGGTGCGCGTTGAGGAGGCCATGGCCCGCTTTAAGGACCAGGTGGTGTACGCTTTCGAGCCGGTGGACGCGCACCACGAGGCCGACCGGGTGCCGGTGACCCTGGAGAACCCGCCGTGGGTCCGGCCCTTTGAACTGCTGATCTCCTTCTTGAACACCCCCAAGTATGGCCACTACGATCCCAGCTGGGTGATCGCGGTCTTCTTCCCCTTCTGGTTCGGGATGATCGTGGGGGATATCGGTTACGCCCTGTTGTTCCTTCTCCTCGCGCGTTTCCTGAACGGGTACGTGAAGCGGGGCGAGCCGCTCGTCATCGACTTCTTCGGCATGACCCTCTCCCCCCAAGTGCTGGACGGCGTGGTCAAGATCCTCAGGCCGATGTGGGTCTGGGCTGCGCTGTGGGGTGTTGCGTACGGGGAGTTCTTCGGGAACTTCCTCGAGCACCTAAAGGTCTTCTACATCCCGGGCCACGAGGCGGGGGGGCTCATCCCCATCCTGATCCCTCGAGCCGATACCGTCGCGACCGCGAACACCCTGATCCTGGTCTCGATCGCCTTCGGGGTGCTCCAGGTCTTCCACGGGTTCTACGTCCGCGCGCGGTTGGCGCTGGCCCATCACCACACCAAGCACTTCTGGGAGGCGGTGGGGTATATGGGCGGCCTGTTCGGGCTGATCCTGGTCGCCTACAGCTTCCTGACCGGGGCCTCGAACGGCTTCCTGACCGCGCTGACCGTGGCGGGTTTTGTGCTCTTCTTCCTGGGGATCGTGCTGAGTCGGGTATGGCTGATGCTGCCCGAGCTCGCCACGATCGGCGGGCACGTGCTGAGCTACATTCGTATCTACGCGGTGGGCATCGCGGGGGCCCTGATGGCCAACCTCGCGACCGACCTGGGATTCGCGATCGCGGAACGCCTGGGGTTGCTGGGCCTTTTGGTCGGGCTGGTCGCGGGGCTGTTGGTGCACGGGCTCATCCTGCTGCTCACCACGCTGGGGCACGTGCTGCAGCCCATCCGTCTGGTTTGGGTGGAGTTCTTCACCAAGTTCGGCTTCTACGAGGAGAGCGGCCGTCCGTACCGGCCCTTCAAGTCGGTCCGCAGTGACGCGGTATAG
- a CDS encoding V-type ATP synthase subunit F, with protein MAVLTDPETATGFRMAGLEVAVASTAEEATQVLTGLIEQDAYALVAVNEALLPDPHKAVARAMRGRDLPVLLPFPSLRFAFGEAEGDEVEAYMRRLVRETIGYEIKL; from the coding sequence ATCGCGGTACTGACCGACCCGGAGACCGCCACGGGCTTCCGGATGGCGGGACTCGAGGTGGCCGTTGCGAGTACCGCTGAGGAAGCCACCCAGGTCTTGACGGGCCTCATCGAGCAGGACGCCTACGCTCTGGTCGCGGTGAACGAGGCCCTGTTGCCGGACCCGCACAAGGCGGTGGCGCGCGCGATGCGTGGGCGTGACCTGCCGGTGCTGTTGCCTTTCCCGTCGCTGCGCTTCGCTTTCGGGGAGGCGGAAGGCGACGAGGTGGAGGCGTACATGCGCCGTTTGGTGCGGGAAACGATCGGGTACGAGATCAAGCTGTGA
- a CDS encoding V-type ATP synthase subunit A gives MIQGTIQKIAGPAVIAKGMLGARMYDIVKVGREALVGEIIRLDGDTAFVQVYEDTSGLTVGEPVISTGEPLAVELGPGMLNSIYDGIQRPLDKIREKTGAFIARGVEVLALDRERKWKWTPRVQPGDEVTGGMVLGTVPEYQFTHKILVPPDVKGRVKEVKPEGEYTVEEPVVILEDGTELKMYHRWPVRRPRPVQRKLDPNEPFLTGMRILDVLFPIAMGGAAAIPGPFGSGKTVTQQSLAKWSNADIVVYVGCGERGNEMTDVLVEFPELEDPKTGGPLMHRTVLIANTSNMPVAAREASIYVGVTLAEYFRDQGYSVALMADSTSRWAEALREISSRLEEMPAEEGYPPYLAARLAAFYERAGKVVTLAGEPGAVSIVGAVSPAGGDMSEPVTQSTLRIVGAFWRLDASLAFRRHFPAINWNGSYSLFTGILEPWYRENVAEDYPEVRNAISELLQREASLAEVVQLVGPDALQDAERLVIEVGRIIREDFLQQNAFDEIDAYCSMKKAYGIMRMILDFYTEAEAAIKRGVSIDEIIQHPVVERIGRARYVSEDKFPAYLEEVLKEIASAFKQVA, from the coding sequence ATGATCCAAGGAACCATCCAAAAGATCGCGGGCCCGGCGGTGATCGCCAAGGGCATGCTGGGCGCGCGAATGTACGATATCGTCAAGGTCGGCCGTGAGGCCCTGGTGGGTGAGATCATCCGCCTCGATGGGGACACGGCCTTCGTGCAGGTGTACGAGGACACCTCCGGGCTGACCGTGGGCGAGCCGGTGATCTCGACCGGGGAGCCGCTGGCGGTCGAGCTGGGGCCGGGCATGCTGAACTCGATTTACGACGGGATTCAGCGCCCGCTGGACAAGATCCGGGAGAAGACCGGGGCCTTCATCGCCCGCGGTGTGGAAGTGCTCGCTTTGGACCGCGAGCGCAAGTGGAAATGGACCCCGCGCGTCCAGCCCGGCGACGAGGTGACGGGCGGCATGGTCCTCGGCACCGTTCCGGAGTACCAGTTCACCCACAAGATCCTGGTGCCGCCGGACGTGAAGGGCCGGGTCAAGGAGGTCAAGCCCGAGGGCGAGTACACCGTCGAGGAGCCGGTGGTCATCCTCGAGGACGGCACCGAGCTGAAGATGTACCACCGCTGGCCGGTGCGCCGCCCGCGCCCCGTGCAGCGGAAGCTGGACCCGAACGAGCCCTTCCTCACCGGGATGCGCATTCTGGACGTGCTCTTCCCCATCGCGATGGGCGGCGCGGCCGCGATCCCGGGGCCCTTCGGTTCGGGGAAGACCGTGACGCAGCAGTCCCTCGCGAAGTGGTCCAACGCCGACATCGTGGTCTACGTGGGGTGCGGGGAGCGCGGGAACGAGATGACCGACGTGTTGGTGGAGTTCCCCGAGCTCGAGGACCCCAAGACCGGCGGGCCCCTGATGCACCGCACCGTCTTGATCGCGAACACCTCGAACATGCCGGTGGCGGCGCGCGAAGCCTCGATCTACGTCGGCGTGACCCTCGCGGAATACTTCCGCGACCAGGGGTACTCGGTCGCGTTGATGGCCGACTCGACCTCCCGCTGGGCCGAGGCGTTGCGTGAGATCAGCAGCCGCCTCGAGGAGATGCCCGCGGAGGAAGGGTACCCGCCGTACCTGGCCGCCCGCCTCGCGGCCTTCTACGAGCGGGCCGGTAAGGTGGTGACGCTCGCCGGGGAACCCGGAGCGGTCTCGATCGTCGGGGCGGTGAGCCCCGCGGGCGGTGACATGAGCGAGCCGGTCACCCAGTCCACGCTGCGCATCGTGGGGGCGTTCTGGCGGCTCGACGCCTCGCTCGCCTTCCGCCGGCACTTCCCCGCGATCAACTGGAACGGCTCGTACTCGCTGTTCACGGGGATCCTCGAGCCCTGGTACCGCGAGAACGTGGCGGAGGACTACCCGGAGGTGCGCAACGCGATCAGCGAGCTGCTGCAGCGCGAGGCTTCGCTCGCCGAGGTGGTGCAGCTCGTGGGTCCGGACGCGCTTCAGGACGCGGAGCGCCTGGTGATCGAGGTGGGCCGCATCATCCGGGAGGACTTCCTGCAGCAGAACGCCTTCGATGAGATCGACGCCTACTGCTCCATGAAGAAGGCCTACGGCATCATGCGCATGATCCTGGACTTCTACACCGAGGCCGAGGCCGCCATCAAGCGGGGCGTTTCCATCGACGAGATCATCCAGCACCCGGTTGTGGAGCGGATCGGGCGAGCGCGGTACGTCTCCGAGGATAAGTTCCCGGCCTACCTCGAGGAGGTCTTGAAGGAGATCGCCTCTGCGTTCAAGCAGGTGGCCTGA
- a CDS encoding V-type ATP synthase subunit D, with amino-acid sequence MSQISPTRMALLQRRGQLRLAQRGVDLLKKKRDALVGEFFALVRDTLEARKRLNAAAREAYMALFLAKAFDGPEAVEAATLGVPLLSGVEAQVENVWGTRVPRLEVAWPEGLAGSPIATGGQTLKAQEAFRQFAEALVAVANTETRLRRIGEEIKKTTRRVNALEQVVIPGIQGQIRFIQQVLEQREREDIFRLKRIKGKIEAREEAEAKA; translated from the coding sequence ATGAGCCAGATCAGCCCCACCCGAATGGCCCTCCTGCAGCGCCGCGGCCAGTTGCGGCTCGCGCAGCGCGGGGTGGACCTCCTCAAGAAGAAACGCGACGCGTTGGTGGGGGAGTTCTTCGCCCTGGTGCGCGACACCCTCGAGGCCCGCAAGCGCTTGAACGCGGCGGCGCGCGAGGCGTACATGGCCTTGTTCCTGGCCAAGGCGTTTGACGGTCCGGAGGCGGTGGAGGCCGCGACGCTGGGCGTGCCGTTGCTCTCCGGCGTGGAGGCCCAGGTGGAGAACGTTTGGGGCACTCGAGTGCCGCGCCTCGAGGTCGCGTGGCCCGAGGGGTTGGCGGGCAGCCCCATCGCTACCGGCGGGCAGACCCTGAAGGCGCAGGAGGCCTTTCGGCAGTTCGCGGAGGCTTTGGTGGCGGTCGCGAACACCGAGACGCGCTTGCGGCGGATCGGTGAGGAGATCAAGAAGACCACGCGCCGCGTGAACGCGCTCGAGCAGGTGGTTATCCCCGGCATTCAGGGACAGATCCGCTTCATCCAGCAGGTGCTCGAGCAGCGGGAGCGTGAGGACATCTTCCGCCTCAAGCGGATTAAGGGCAAGATCGAAGCGCGCGAGGAGGCAGAGGCCAAAGCCTAG
- a CDS encoding ATP synthase subunit K, translating into MKKVLTLLAMVALSALAFAAEEAAAAAGDVGRGLIAVGMGLAIGLGALGTGIAQARIGAAGVGAVAEKPSMFGIALVFLLLPETLVIFGFVAFILLNGNL; encoded by the coding sequence ATGAAGAAGGTTCTCACTCTGCTAGCTATGGTGGCTCTCAGCGCTCTGGCTTTCGCGGCGGAGGAAGCGGCGGCGGCCGCTGGGGATGTCGGGCGTGGCTTGATCGCGGTGGGCATGGGCCTCGCCATCGGTCTCGGCGCGCTCGGCACCGGTATCGCGCAGGCCCGAATCGGTGCGGCTGGCGTGGGGGCCGTGGCTGAGAAACCCAGCATGTTCGGTATCGCGCTGGTCTTCCTCCTCCTGCCTGAGACCCTGGTGATCTTCGGCTTCGTGGCGTTCATTCTGCTGAACGGGAACCTCTAA
- a CDS encoding DUF3809 domain-containing protein: protein MVLEREIELNVPFNGPLQEAKARLLAPEVVFAPVSVLKDLRREGTVVEGRLSTSIALFGEVSFPFRSQLRAEGEAAVLEALPLEAPFWAELSGRGEARGSHLHYRVRLRVHAEIPEGEKWGGRAFRRLAEATFQRTLERVLAQLAAELAAG, encoded by the coding sequence ATGGTTTTGGAACGCGAGATCGAGCTGAACGTGCCCTTTAACGGTCCTCTGCAGGAGGCCAAAGCCCGGTTGCTTGCGCCGGAGGTGGTGTTCGCCCCGGTCAGCGTGCTCAAGGACCTGCGCCGAGAAGGCACGGTGGTGGAGGGGCGGCTCAGCACTTCTATCGCCTTATTCGGCGAGGTCAGCTTCCCCTTCCGCTCCCAACTCCGAGCGGAGGGGGAGGCCGCCGTGCTCGAGGCCCTCCCGCTGGAAGCGCCCTTTTGGGCCGAGCTCTCCGGGCGGGGTGAGGCGCGCGGCTCACACCTGCACTACCGCGTCCGCTTGAGGGTGCACGCGGAGATCCCTGAAGGGGAGAAGTGGGGGGGACGGGCGTTCAGGCGCCTTGCAGAGGCCACCTTCCAGCGGACCCTTGAGCGGGTGCTGGCCCAGCTCGCCGCGGAGCTGGCCGCTGGATAG
- a CDS encoding V-type ATPase subunit subunit G family protein, with protein sequence MQGLGLVKSLAERERELAQKLEEARRTTEAKIKEAEAEAKRILTEAEEEVRQLTEAYTQKIADEVRRIQEEADARAKTEAEQVKQAAAARLDEAVQAALQEVLP encoded by the coding sequence ATGCAGGGCCTGGGACTTGTGAAAAGCCTCGCGGAGCGCGAGCGGGAGCTAGCCCAAAAGCTCGAGGAGGCCCGCCGCACAACCGAGGCTAAGATCAAAGAAGCAGAAGCCGAGGCCAAACGTATCCTGACCGAGGCAGAAGAAGAAGTACGTCAGCTTACGGAAGCGTACACGCAAAAGATCGCGGATGAGGTGCGGCGGATCCAGGAGGAGGCGGACGCCCGGGCCAAGACGGAGGCGGAACAAGTGAAGCAGGCTGCGGCCGCCCGTCTGGATGAGGCCGTTCAGGCCGCGCTGCAGGAGGTCTTGCCGTGA
- a CDS encoding V-type ATP synthase subunit E: MPKLENILQEEVLAEINGLLAEAEAKAGTLLREAQEQAEALKASRQRALEAERAAALKRAKSAAELQVATARMKAKGEVVDQVYAKVLEALEGLAAKPEYAEVLQKLAEEAVGALGEAEAVVVNPEDAAHLQTWAQERGLELRTDAQLRLGVRVVAKGGKSQVENTLPERLERAWETLSARVAQILWG, from the coding sequence ATGCCCAAGCTCGAGAACATCCTCCAAGAGGAGGTTCTCGCGGAGATCAACGGGCTCCTGGCCGAGGCGGAAGCCAAGGCCGGGACCCTCCTTCGCGAGGCCCAAGAGCAGGCCGAGGCCCTCAAGGCCTCCCGGCAGCGGGCCCTCGAAGCGGAGCGAGCCGCGGCGCTCAAGCGCGCTAAAAGCGCGGCGGAGCTACAAGTGGCCACGGCCCGCATGAAGGCCAAGGGCGAGGTGGTGGACCAGGTGTACGCCAAGGTCCTCGAGGCCCTCGAGGGCTTAGCGGCCAAGCCGGAGTACGCCGAGGTCCTGCAGAAGCTGGCCGAGGAGGCGGTCGGGGCCTTGGGTGAGGCTGAAGCCGTCGTGGTCAACCCGGAGGACGCCGCGCACCTCCAGACCTGGGCGCAGGAGCGCGGGCTCGAGCTCCGCACCGACGCCCAGCTGCGGCTTGGGGTGCGGGTCGTGGCGAAGGGCGGCAAGAGCCAGGTGGAGAACACGCTTCCCGAACGCCTCGAGCGCGCTTGGGAGACGCTCTCCGCCCGGGTCGCCCAGATCCTCTGGGGGTGA
- a CDS encoding V-type ATPase subunit, which produces MADDFGYLNARVRARRGELLPEGFFQEALHLSFADFLRLLGETAYAPDLAGEDLESVDRAVAQHLARRVGDLPRLVTGAAREALQLLLVRADLVNVKAILRGKAAGQPAEEIKGRLAGGTLPEGILNALLEAPDAASMAQILLLPGHPLARAVREALQKTQDPFELEVELDRTFYEGLLRQAKRLDDVFLAGYLALEIDAVNLATAFKLQASGASGQADRYFVAGGRYVTLALFNRLAAAELTALDELVSTPLAPVVEARDLGALERGLRCALLDKARQGANDPLGAGLVLSYIRAKEWEAARIRLLARRAYYELPVEAVEREVFCA; this is translated from the coding sequence GTGGCGGACGATTTCGGTTACCTGAACGCTCGGGTGCGCGCGCGCCGAGGTGAGCTCCTTCCCGAGGGGTTTTTCCAGGAGGCGCTGCACCTTTCCTTCGCGGACTTCCTGCGGCTACTCGGGGAGACCGCGTACGCGCCGGACCTGGCGGGCGAGGACCTGGAGAGCGTGGACCGCGCGGTGGCGCAGCACCTGGCGCGCCGCGTCGGGGACCTGCCCCGCCTCGTCACGGGAGCGGCGCGGGAGGCGCTGCAGCTCCTCTTGGTGCGCGCGGACCTCGTGAACGTCAAGGCCATCCTGCGCGGCAAGGCGGCTGGGCAGCCCGCGGAGGAGATCAAGGGGCGCCTGGCGGGCGGCACGTTGCCTGAGGGGATCCTGAACGCCCTCCTCGAGGCGCCCGACGCGGCTTCGATGGCCCAGATCCTCCTGCTGCCCGGCCACCCCCTCGCCCGCGCCGTGCGCGAGGCGCTGCAGAAGACGCAGGACCCCTTTGAGCTCGAGGTCGAGCTGGACCGCACCTTCTACGAGGGGTTGTTGCGGCAGGCGAAACGCCTGGACGACGTCTTCCTGGCGGGGTATTTGGCGTTGGAGATCGACGCGGTGAACCTGGCTACCGCGTTCAAACTCCAGGCCAGCGGGGCCTCGGGGCAGGCGGACCGGTACTTCGTGGCTGGAGGCCGGTACGTGACGCTGGCCTTGTTCAACCGCTTGGCCGCCGCCGAGCTCACCGCGCTGGATGAGCTAGTAAGCACGCCGTTGGCGCCGGTCGTGGAAGCGCGGGACCTGGGGGCGCTCGAGCGCGGCCTGCGCTGCGCCCTTTTGGACAAGGCGCGTCAAGGCGCGAACGATCCCCTGGGAGCCGGGCTGGTGCTGAGCTACATCCGCGCTAAGGAGTGGGAGGCGGCCCGCATCCGGCTTCTGGCCCGCCGCGCGTACTACGAGCTTCCGGTGGAAGCCGTGGAGCGGGAGGTGTTCTGCGCATGA
- a CDS encoding class I SAM-dependent rRNA methyltransferase — MKVHVRERGAQRLLARHPWVYRSDVREAPDRPGLYPVVSRDQPIAWALVNPRSEITVRAFSFDPKRDPQEALIENLKRALAQRAEALRRDPLGGYRLVHAEGDFLPAFVADYYAGYVVIQVGSAALEPLTPRLLEVLIAQVRPKGVLAKNNHRARRLEGLAEEVRVLHGEVPERILVHEGPLRYWVDPYRGQKTGAFLDQRDNRLALARHLEHRVLTRALDVFSYHGSFALHLARFAQQVEAVDTSADALARAEANARENQLVNLEFIEANAFDFLRHKARAGERYDCIVLDPPAFAKKRADLERAYAAYKEVNLRAMKLLRPGGVLATASCSYHLTEPLFYEMLREAAADAHRSVRVLERRGQGWDHPVLLNVPETHYLKFALLEVW, encoded by the coding sequence ATGAAGGTACACGTTCGTGAACGCGGCGCGCAGCGGCTCCTCGCACGGCATCCCTGGGTGTACCGGAGTGACGTGCGGGAAGCCCCCGACCGCCCCGGCCTCTACCCCGTCGTGAGCCGCGACCAGCCGATCGCATGGGCTCTGGTCAACCCCCGTTCGGAGATCACGGTGCGGGCGTTCTCCTTCGACCCGAAACGCGACCCGCAAGAAGCCCTGATCGAGAACCTCAAGCGGGCCCTCGCCCAGCGTGCCGAAGCCCTACGGCGTGACCCGCTGGGGGGGTACCGGCTGGTGCACGCGGAAGGCGACTTCCTCCCGGCCTTCGTGGCGGACTACTACGCGGGGTACGTCGTGATCCAGGTAGGCTCCGCCGCCCTCGAGCCCCTCACCCCGCGCCTCCTCGAGGTCCTGATAGCGCAGGTGCGTCCTAAAGGCGTCCTCGCCAAGAACAACCACCGGGCCCGCCGGCTCGAGGGTCTTGCCGAGGAGGTGCGCGTCCTGCACGGCGAGGTGCCTGAACGGATCCTGGTGCACGAGGGGCCATTGCGGTACTGGGTGGACCCGTACCGCGGCCAAAAGACGGGGGCCTTCCTCGACCAGCGCGACAACCGCCTGGCCCTGGCGCGCCACCTCGAACACCGCGTTCTGACGCGCGCCCTGGACGTCTTCAGCTATCACGGCTCCTTTGCGCTGCACCTCGCGCGGTTCGCGCAGCAGGTGGAGGCGGTAGACACCTCGGCCGACGCGCTGGCACGCGCCGAAGCCAACGCCCGGGAAAACCAGCTCGTGAACCTCGAGTTTATTGAGGCGAACGCCTTCGACTTCCTGCGCCATAAGGCGCGCGCCGGCGAACGGTACGACTGCATCGTGCTGGACCCGCCGGCCTTCGCGAAAAAACGCGCGGACCTCGAGCGGGCGTACGCGGCGTACAAGGAGGTGAACCTGCGTGCGATGAAGCTCCTTAGGCCGGGGGGTGTGCTCGCCACCGCCTCGTGCAGCTACCATCTGACCGAGCCGCTGTTCTACGAGATGCTGCGGGAAGCCGCGGCCGACGCGCACCGGAGCGTGCGGGTGCTGGAGCGCCGCGGGCAGGGCTGGGACCACCCGGTCTTGCTCAACGTGCCCGAGACGCATTACCTGAAGTTCGCCTTGCTGGAGGTGTGGTGA
- a CDS encoding DUF3248 domain-containing protein yields MEVDPDALTELGRHLVWRIGKSEDEEVLVVRVGLASATPRFAQLPRLRNVSEAEIEALVKAGKVKVEWVE; encoded by the coding sequence ATGGAGGTGGATCCCGACGCGTTGACCGAGCTGGGGCGTCACCTGGTGTGGCGCATCGGCAAGAGCGAGGATGAGGAGGTCCTGGTGGTTCGTGTGGGGTTGGCCTCGGCCACGCCCCGGTTCGCGCAGCTGCCCCGGCTGCGCAACGTGAGCGAAGCCGAGATCGAGGCCCTGGTCAAGGCCGGCAAGGTCAAGGTGGAGTGGGTGGAGTAA
- a CDS encoding V-type ATP synthase subunit B — protein MDLLKKEYTSLTYISGPLLFVENAKDLAYGAIVEIKDATGRVRGGQVIEVSEEYAVIQVFEETTGLDLATTSVSLVEDVARLGVSKEMLGRRFNGIGKPIDGLPPVTPEKRLPIVGSPINPVARRKPEEFIQTGISTIDVMNTLIRGQKLPIFSGSGLPANELAAQIARQATVPGEDVQFAVVFAAMGITQRELAYFVQEFERTGALSRSVLFLNRADDPTIERILTPRMALTTAEYLAFEHDYHVLVILTDMTNYCEALREIGASREEIPGRRGYPGYMYTDLASIYERAGVVEGKKGSVTQIPILSMPDDDRTHPIPDLTGYITEGQIQLSRELHRKGIFPPINPLPSLSRLANNGIGKGKTREDHKQVSDQLYSAYANGEDIRRLVAIIGEDALTENDRRYLEFAEAFEKHFINQGDQNRSLEESLELAWALLSMLPQSELKRVSRDHIDKYYGKKLEELWGAPSQV, from the coding sequence ATGGATCTTCTGAAGAAGGAATACACCTCGCTGACCTACATTTCCGGGCCGCTGCTCTTCGTGGAGAACGCCAAGGACCTCGCCTACGGCGCGATCGTGGAGATCAAGGACGCCACCGGGCGGGTGCGCGGCGGCCAGGTGATCGAGGTCTCCGAGGAGTACGCGGTCATCCAGGTGTTCGAGGAAACCACCGGCCTGGACCTGGCCACGACCTCGGTGAGCCTGGTGGAGGACGTCGCGCGCCTTGGGGTCTCCAAGGAGATGCTCGGCCGCCGGTTCAACGGGATCGGGAAGCCCATCGACGGCCTGCCCCCCGTGACGCCGGAGAAACGCCTTCCCATCGTGGGTTCGCCGATCAACCCGGTGGCGCGCCGGAAGCCCGAGGAGTTCATCCAGACGGGCATCTCCACCATCGACGTGATGAACACCCTGATCCGCGGGCAGAAGCTCCCGATCTTCTCCGGGTCGGGCCTGCCCGCGAACGAACTCGCCGCGCAGATCGCGCGTCAGGCCACCGTGCCCGGCGAGGACGTGCAGTTCGCGGTGGTCTTCGCCGCGATGGGGATCACCCAGCGCGAGCTGGCCTACTTCGTGCAGGAGTTCGAGCGCACCGGGGCGCTCTCCCGCTCGGTCCTCTTCCTCAACCGCGCGGACGACCCCACGATCGAGCGGATCCTAACCCCGCGCATGGCCCTCACCACCGCGGAGTACCTCGCGTTCGAGCACGACTACCACGTGCTGGTCATCCTGACCGACATGACCAACTACTGCGAGGCGCTGCGCGAGATCGGGGCTTCGCGCGAGGAGATCCCCGGCCGGCGCGGTTACCCCGGGTACATGTACACCGACCTCGCGAGCATCTACGAGCGGGCGGGTGTGGTTGAGGGCAAGAAGGGGTCGGTCACCCAGATCCCGATCCTCTCGATGCCGGACGACGACCGCACCCACCCCATCCCGGACCTCACGGGGTACATCACCGAAGGGCAGATCCAGCTCTCGCGCGAGCTGCACCGCAAGGGCATCTTCCCGCCGATCAACCCGCTGCCCTCCCTCTCCCGTCTCGCGAACAACGGGATCGGGAAAGGCAAGACCCGCGAGGACCACAAGCAGGTCTCCGACCAGCTGTACTCGGCCTACGCCAACGGCGAGGACATCCGGCGCCTCGTGGCGATCATCGGTGAGGACGCCCTGACCGAAAACGACCGCCGTTACCTCGAGTTCGCCGAGGCGTTCGAGAAGCACTTCATCAACCAGGGCGACCAGAACCGGAGCTTGGAGGAGTCCCTCGAGCTCGCCTGGGCGTTGCTCTCGATGCTGCCGCAGTCCGAGCTGAAGCGCGTATCGCGGGACCATATCGACAAGTACTACGGCAAGAAGCTCGAGGAGCTGTGGGGTGCGCCGTCGCAGGTCTAG